A genomic stretch from Shewanella sediminis HAW-EB3 includes:
- a CDS encoding ATP-binding protein, which translates to MISIRTKLSLWLTGLVILSTVVGIIFFESMLRQAFHDSIIARLQEDIEQVMLATHLQGDELSIDQSQLSGFYKPVFSGRYYQLNLPDQEIRSRSLWDQKLEILPLKKGDSRVWQTKGPQNHDIQLLSIGLSSDSLNVDATLTVAQDLSIGRKIFTQIYGTKLGVNLAMLLTMIAGIFLVLRQSFKPINHMQSALSKLREGEITSLEIEKIPPELQGLASTYNELLQYSSKQLERSRNNIGNLSHGLKTPLAVMQQQVEALGLKDPDAAIALQKQLDLVHKMIERKLAAARITGEMLPAAQMQLPKDLDDLCQTLSKVHFHKQIQCNIHIPEKLLRLPLHREDGMELIGNLLDNAHKWAKSRVEIGASIEDDAICLIIEDDGPGVASEELAQLTSRGKRLDEATMGHGLGLSIVKDIAEQYEIDLQFTHSEQFGGLKVSLTF; encoded by the coding sequence ATGATATCGATTCGAACTAAGCTCAGTCTCTGGCTTACGGGGTTAGTCATCTTATCGACGGTCGTTGGCATTATCTTTTTCGAGTCTATGTTGAGACAGGCATTCCACGATTCGATTATCGCGAGATTACAGGAAGATATTGAACAGGTTATGCTGGCCACTCACCTTCAGGGAGATGAGCTAAGCATAGATCAAAGCCAGCTATCAGGCTTCTATAAGCCGGTATTTTCAGGCCGTTATTATCAGCTCAATCTGCCGGACCAGGAGATCCGCTCGAGATCGCTTTGGGATCAGAAACTCGAAATTTTGCCACTGAAAAAGGGGGATAGTCGTGTCTGGCAAACCAAAGGGCCCCAAAATCATGATATCCAACTCCTCTCTATCGGACTCAGCTCTGACTCTCTCAATGTCGATGCCACTCTAACCGTTGCACAAGACCTGAGTATTGGGCGTAAAATTTTTACTCAAATTTACGGCACAAAACTGGGTGTCAACCTGGCGATGTTATTAACCATGATAGCCGGCATTTTTCTGGTATTGAGACAATCTTTTAAGCCAATTAACCATATGCAATCGGCCCTCTCAAAACTCAGAGAGGGAGAGATAACTTCGTTAGAGATCGAAAAGATCCCTCCGGAGTTGCAGGGGTTAGCCTCGACCTACAATGAGCTGCTGCAGTACTCAAGTAAGCAACTCGAAAGAAGCCGCAATAATATCGGTAATCTAAGCCATGGGTTAAAGACGCCGCTGGCGGTGATGCAGCAACAGGTAGAAGCTTTGGGACTCAAAGATCCCGATGCGGCGATAGCGCTTCAAAAGCAGCTGGACTTAGTCCACAAGATGATCGAGAGAAAACTCGCTGCCGCTCGGATCACCGGAGAGATGTTACCGGCGGCTCAGATGCAACTCCCCAAAGATTTAGACGATCTTTGCCAGACATTGAGCAAGGTACATTTTCATAAGCAGATTCAGTGCAATATCCATATTCCGGAGAAACTGTTAAGACTGCCCCTTCATAGGGAAGATGGCATGGAGCTCATCGGAAACTTACTCGATAATGCCCACAAATGGGCTAAATCACGGGTGGAGATAGGTGCAAGCATTGAAGATGACGCCATCTGTCTCATCATTGAAGATGACGGCCCCGGTGTCGCGAGTGAGGAACTGGCTCAACTGACCAGTCGTGGTAAACGCTTAGATGAGGCGACCATGGGTCATGGCCTGGGGCTCTCTATCGTAAAAGATATTGCCGAACAATATGAGATTGATTTGCAATTTACCCATAGCGAACAATTCGGTGGGTTAAAAGTCAGTTTAACCTTCTAA